cctctctcatatttttaagtggcagaacttgcacaattggtggttcactaaatacttttttgccccactataccTGTATATAATCATCCACTTACATGAGGAATGAAGAAGCCCTATGCACCATTAACATATCTACTCCTGGAGTAACTCCCTATCAAAGAGACTCATTAGATGGTTTGGCAGGAGGCCCTGGGCCAATGGGAGGTCAAGGTTGAGGGCTTAGGGAGAGTGAGAGCGAAGTTACAGACATGAAGATAGAACTTGAACCACTGACTAAGGTTGCCTTCAATCACAAAGGCATGAAACGGATGTCCAACACACCTGTTTGCTTGGGGAAAAcgttgttttacatttttaattggtTGAAGGATAGTCTTTGCAACTTTTCTGACAGACAGGACAGCACAACCCTCTCCCCCAACACACTCCTCCCTTTGAAAGCCATTGGGATGCTGTGTCTTTTACGCATCCATTTGTCTGATTGGAAGGTACCCTTATAGTCCTCATGTAATAATCAACAATGTAATTGTtaactctcttgctctctctgtcaattGCATTCAGTACCTTTATCCATCTCTTTACAGGTGGCACAGAGAAAATATTCCAAGGATCTCCAGAGCCTTCTGACCAACTACATGTGATCTCTCCAGAGCCTTCTGACCAACTACATGTGATCTCTCCAGAGCATTCTGACCAACTACATGTGATCTCTCCAGAGCAGAGAAGTAAACATCGCTGGTGGTAATATACTTTATGCACTATGCAAATCTCCATCACAATTGCTGTCTTTCTAAGTGATGAGCGTATTATAGCATATTATCCAGGGCCACTGGTTGAATTGGATTTACTGTACTCATCCCAAAACTCATGCTATCTCCTCCCTCTAAAAGTCTCCCAGACAAACTAACGTGTCAATCCCCCTGTCCCCAGGTGAGTCTGCTGGGCCATGGAAGTTGAGAGCAGCACATGAAAAGAACCTGCCACTCTGTTGTCAGTTATCAGCAAATATCAAGGCTTTCAAAGGCCAAATTTGGGGGATGATCACCAAACTCAATAAAGTTTGGTATAAACTAATCATGTTCAAGTTGTTACAAAACAGTACATTTTTAATAGTCTGTTCTAAACATTTTTACTAACTACTTTGGTAACTTAAACATCATACAACATGCAGACTTTCTCCAACAAGACAGCACTTGGTGCATATGACGTCCTAAAGGTCTAAAATCAATGCAAGTGTCATGTCCAGGGTGCATACATTTTTattaatgtacagtacattctgaaattattcagaccccttgactttttccacattttgttacattacagccttattctgaaattgactaaatcgtttttttcctcatcaatatacacaaaataccccataatgacaaggcaaaaacaggttaagaaatgtttgcaaatctatTTAAAATAAAACGTAAATAGCACAttcacgtaagtattcagaccctttacgcagtactttgatgaagcacttttggcagtgattacagcctcgagtcttcttgggtatgacgctgcaagcttggcacacctgtgtttggggagtttctcccattcttctctgcagatcctctcgagctctgtcagcttggatggggagcgtcgttgcacagctatttttaggtctccaGAGACGTTAGatcggttcaagtccgggctctggttgggccactcaaggacattcagagacttgtctcgaagccaatcctgtgttgtcttggctgtgtgcttagggtaattgtcctgttggaaggtgaaccttcaccccagtctgaggtcctgagtgctctgtatctctctactttgcttcgttcatctttccctcaatcctgactagtcccccagtccctgctgctgaaaaacatccccacaacatgatgctgccaccaccatgcttcaccatagggatggtgccaggtttccttcagacgcgccacttggcattcaggccaaagagttcaatcttggtttcatcagaccagagaatcttgtttctcatggtcagagtgctttaggtaccttttgacaaactccaagtgggctgtcatgtgccttttactgaggagtggcttccgtctggctactctaccctaaaggcctgattggtggagtgctgcagagatggttgtctttctggaaggttttcccatctccacagacgaaCTCTGGAATTTtgtcaaagtgaccattgggttcttggtcacctccctgaccaaggccgttcTTCACctgattggggcggcagggtagcctagtggttagagtgttggactagtaaccgaaaggttgcaagttcaaaatcctgagctgacaaggtacaaatctgttgttctgcccctgaacaggcagttaacccactgttcctaggccatcattgaaaattgcttagttaaataaaggtaaaataaaaaataaattgctcagtttggctgggcggccagctgtaggaagggtcttggtggttccaaagttcttccattcaagaatgatggaggacactgttattagggacattcaatgctgcagaaacctgtattcactttgtcattatggggtattgtgtgtagattgatgaggatttgtatttatttaattcattttagcaTAAGCCTGTAACGTAATTCCTCTATGGCCCTGTGGTTGTCTGGCAGCATTCTGGTTTCTAATAATATTCCTCCCTGTCCAGCTGAAATGcaataacaacaaaaacatgaataacaataAGCCTAGTCAGGTAGTCATTTGGCTAACTAGGCTAATTAAGCATGCATGTATATGTGTTTAAGCCTATTCAGCTAAATTTTACCAATACAGCCTATTTAATCAATAAACAGGCAGTGGAATGAAGTAGTTTGACAAAAAGTGTTCAAAAGTCAGTAACAATTCtttaaaatatattgtttttattttccaGTAACATAAGATTATTAGCTACTGTTTCCTCCCCCCCCAGCAGTTTCAATTTAGCTAACGTTCGCTAGCTACATGTTATCAACCAGATGTTTAACTAGCAAATAAATGTGCTTTCTACTCACATCTAAAGCTGCCTGATGAAGCCAGTCAGTTGATAGTGAAACGAGGATGAATATCAGAAGCCAGTTTAGCTGACATGAGCTGCTGTCAATTTCAAATGAAATGTACCATTATATcaaagatttgtataactaacccaagatataCCAGAGCCTGtcatttccaatgggagcaaatgaaGCATAATGGGcggaacaagcaaggaggtgacAGAGCCAAGCACAAGTTAGTAAGATCCTATTGGCATGTTCTATTATTTGCGCATTTCccattagggaacgcctactctgtgacGTACATGTATGCAATAACTAAATTCATCCtcgcactccttctaaacaacgcaactttggcaaagggtaaagtctacaaaatgcagtccactctgtttgttacagtttctagttttggaaacagaaaactgtatggagatcaaatgtttcaatCATGAGAAAAGTTGCAGAATgttggccaaaatccatctcttctctcactGCCGGCTACTgagcttcctctcatcaccatatttggtagtaaGTGGAAACGCCAaacggatgcttcacatttatacatagGTGACATATCTGTGATTATATTTCACATGTTAACTGTGCAATATGtagaaatcgctccaccatttcctggttgcaaaaaaatataatagttttcctaatttcagtttatgttacaaaacaagcaatgtatagAATCATTGTACCAATCAAACCGCTGTGAAATGTCTTTTCAGACGCAAAAACAAAAcgtaagaacaggaagcatagaaacgGCGCACATAAaatagatctaccgcttcttagacttgctttcaatgacagATCTGTAAATCATATTTCTATGTGGTTTTGGCTGATCAAAAGTTCCTGCCAGCAAAGCTGCTCAAGCCAGTTTTTTTTACTTGCAAATCTCTTTCTACAAACTTACAAAACATTCTACAAGTTTACGAATCCAACGTGACAATAGTGACAGATTTTTGAGTATGCACAGATAAAAAAAATCTCCAAGTGTATTTTATATTCACAGCAGAATATGAATTGTTGTAAATGGACGTGTAATAATTCTGTAAAAAATTATGCTTGCAAATCTTATTGAATGTATTCAAATGACAAGTTACAAGTTTGTGACTGTTGTAAAAAAAATCACACCTCATGATACAGCTTGCATAATTAAATCATACTTGCAACCACAAATCTCAATGTGCGACCACGGAAGAGTTTTGTCATCATTATTATACCatacaaactggttgaatcaatgttgtttccacgtcatttcaataaaaacttttaaaaaatctATGCTGAATCAATGGAAAGCTGATTTGGATTTGCGAAAAGTCATTAACTTCAAGGAATTTAGTTGATGTTCTGTTTTTCAGCTAACCTTTAAACGAAATCCAATGGCATGGTTGAATTTGTTCTTGATTTGACtttgaattcatgttagttgcCAAAACTAGATGCTGAACTTGTGTAAGCATGGCATCAATGCTCACAGAAATATGATACAATAATATACTAAGGACAATACAATGTCCAACTGCACCTTATCATAAAAACTGATAAATTCAGCTGCAGGATTTACACTGCTATTTTTAGAATCAACAAGATATATTTCAAGAACAGGAATCTCACACCGGCCTATTTTTAATTCAGAAATACTCCTATATCCTTCAGGACTTGACACTGACCTGCAGGCTACTGGAGCAGAGTCTTATCAAGTACAAAGGACATGGTGCAAACAACTACAGCTGCTCAGTGGTCATCCATTGAAACTCATTGTACCTTGTAGATAGGGGCACAAAGACAAGGGTGATGAAACAAAAGAGGTTGTCTTGGTCATACCAATAGTTTGAAAGGCAattaatacagtacaatacagtcattTTCCTTGTGTCAGCACCATAATCATTTTCATGATCTTGTTTGTGGTAGTGATACTACTAGACTTAACCTGTGACACACTCAACCAGCCTCTTCTGTGGCCTTTTAAGGACAGGTAAAATGAGTGATGTTGGTAGCCTACTAAATGGATGTCTGAATGTCAGATCTAGCCTACAGTTCAAGCTGTGTTCTCTAAAAAAGGCAGCTGCTGACCATGCACATGCCTCCACATGCTTGCCATAACAGACCGACATTTATAAGGGCACCATTCAAAATAGTTTACCAGCAATAATGTTTTAATGAGTTACTCTGTAGTTATGAACATGTTCTTTGACATGAGTGATCCAAAAAATTCATAACTGACAGGCCTACTATGGAATTGACTTTTTTGGTAACATTTTGCATTAATTAAGCTACATAGTTAGTCTACATAGTTTATCTTTATAAAACAGTTATAACACAATTTGAAATTGCGAAATTGTTATATTGGTTCATGCCAAATAGTGACCTTATGACTGCACTGCCCTATacctattattgttattattaatattactAGCTAGTAAGCCTATATACAGAATTATGTGAAGTGTTAAACACTTATATAGTAGCCTCGTCCAAATAACAAATTGTAAGTTCaatgatatatttttttgtggCACTTTTCGTTGTTGTCTTTAAATAGCAGCATATATGAGGTAAGGACCTCTCATCATGTACCTTTTTACCGTATGACCTTGTGCGTGTCGAACTCAAGCTGCATGTGTCAGTCAGCTGTTTATGGCAAGTGCGAGTGGGTATCACGAACGGAAGCGCATAGTTGAGAAGTTTTGTCACCGTCCGCGCAATAAATCAGCTCTGACTGACTAGCCATTAGGCAGGCATTCTGCGATGTCACCTTATCTATGAGGAGAGTGCAAATGATTGAAGGTGTCTAGCGGTTAAGGAATTACATTTTTACAAGCCAGCAATGGTGACATCAGCGCATACCACGGACGCATGCCAGGCGTGACCACTGACGAGACACCTTGGCTGGGGCTGCGCGAGATGGTAAAGGGTGAATAGCGGGAAACATGACctcatttctgttttttttttggttcCTAATCACAAACTCGTAGGCTATATAAGAGATGATGGATCTCATCCTCACCCAGAACAGAATTGACACTGGCCACTTCGGGAGTTGAGACACTGGAATACTTTTTATCACACAGACAGACTAGACATGGGACTGCACAGCGTTGAAGAGCTGGTAGGTTGTTTTTTGCATGTGTGATCGGGATTCACTCTGCCTAATCCATTATTTCCTCTGGGTTTGGGCATTCAAGATGTTGTTGCTGACAATATTAGTCTCTGATAGGTAGACAGGGCCAGCTCCAGGCATAAGCGCTTAGGGCCTCTGTCTGGCTCTCAATtaatttactgttgagagttagactCGTAGAATATATATAAGGTGCAAGTTCGAAATTTGGTTCTGCATCAGCAATTTTGATCTTGTTATGCcaatcactgacagtcactcaattagcaaTGTCAACTAACAATTTTTatattggtaaattagtctagccagctatctaaacttgtagtaatcatagCTGAATAGCAATCGGGCATGCAGGGCACATGCCTAGAGGCCCTGTCCTCCAGGGGGCCCTCATACATTTTTTAAGTTACTCTCACTATGATATTACTAAAATGGTATAaatcatggcaaaatgtatagaatttcaGGAAATGTCTTATAAAATTGCTGTGTAGAACTGCAGAGCACTAGTTTTAcaacggcaacattttctctacaccccatggcgaaatatgtagaattgcaggaaatgtactttaaaacaaaaaaatctctctgctgtcaagagggagccactaaaatgttttgcctgcAAGGGGGGGGCAACCAAATCTCGTTTAGGGCCCCCAAAATGCTAGAGCCGGCTCTGTAGGAGATCTTTCTGTTTGGTAATCTCCACTTTTCAATCTTTCCacacatttcagacttgattttccctcatGAAAACTGTATCAAtctcctacaaaaatgtccattaattataatgcacataataattcacatttcctgttactgcaggttttttttctgctgtagcaaacatgctcaaattaagatcctacatctatctGTACATACAATTAACAAAACATTATGGTTTTCATTTGGTCCAAAATAATCCAGCAGTTGGTTGTCTGCCCAGTCATCTAAAAGGGTTGGCTTTGATCAGTCTGTAAATGAGTTGGACATTAGACAGCACACATTTCTCTATTAGCACCCCAATACTTCCTTCTTTGGTCCTTTACTAGGACGGAAACATCTCACAGAGGAAAGGCTTTGTTGTGAATGGCTACCTGTCCTCCATTCTGTTTTTTCCTTTCTTGGAATAGAAAGTACTGCTTAGGTGGATGGCCAGCTCATCTCCAATCTGTTTTCTCTCCCAGGTCACTGGTAAAAGGTGTGAGGGAAAGGAGGCAGGCCAGCACCTATCGGGGGCGTGTTCAGAGAGTGTGTACGAGGCAGCCGTCAACCAGGAGAAACAGGATGGCCGGAGGTCACACAAAGACCTCATCCCAGAGGAGAATGAGAACAGCACTCAAGAGGAGATCACAGTTGTCAATCTCAATGTGAGTTTTTAGCTCCTCATATGCTTAGTACTCAATTAGAAACACTGAACATTCTACTTGCCTTCCAAAATGTGGCCCAACATTCTGTATACCTTATTCCTTTTCAGACCGACAAATCAGGCCGGCTGAAACTAGAGACCGTGGATGACCTTTTCAACATCCTGaaactgaggaagaggaggagggagaggaaggtgcAGAACAGGAAAGAACCTGAGCCAGAGATCATTGTACGTCCCGCCACTATTCACTCTACAcaatctttctctccttctttctttaaAATTCCTCACCATAATCAAGAAGAGGGAATTCAATGTAGAAAGGCCGGCAACGGATTAAAACAAGTCAAACGGCACTAAGCTAATGCAACATGTCTCTTTTCATTGTCACACAGCCCGACACAGTCGATGAAGACACGTTCCTGAAAGCAGCTATGGAAAATAAACTGCCTGTGATTGAGAAGTACCTGTCAGATGGAGGTGACCCCAACGTCGGTGATCATGTGAGTACCGCATCATGTCTCTCTTATGATGACACATGGACAGCCATCTAAGTCAGTCTTTTGACATGCCAGAAGCTACATTGATTGAGATACAACATCTTGAGTTACAGACAGCCAAAGGCCAATATAGCACTAGTCTCACAATGCCACAGGACAAGTAACAGGAAGCCAAACGAATCTCACTTAACTctgtctgccctccctctcttacAGTTCCTAAGGACAGCACTACACAAAGCCTCATCCAAGGGCCATGTGGAGATTGTGAAGAGACTGCTGGAGGCTGGGGCTTCCATTGAGAAGAAAGACAGagtaagttctctctctctttctcttagtcACAAACTCAGATACTCACGCAGTCATGCAAGCATACACGCACTCTCACTCACTTGCTCACTCAATCACTCATCAGAGCtctaattacatacagtacatgggaAATGGTTCAGAATGGCTGGGAACTGTCATCATCCTAACACTGTTTGTTTTGCCCACTCCCTCCAGTTGGATGCCACTTCAGTACACTGGGCCTGCAGGGGAGGCAGCTTGACTACTCTGGAGCTGCTTCTCAATGAAGGAGGGAAGTTCAACTCCAGAGACAAGGTacaacactgagacagagagcccTTAAACCCAATTTGTGATGCCCAACATCAAAACATATAGGGTTTTACTTAGGGATATATACAGAACAGAGCCATATATAGAGCATATTAAATGGTATATGGATAGTTGAGCAGTCTGTGTTTGTGGTCTGACCCCCCCCTCTGTTTTCTCTCAGCTGCGCAGCACTCCTCTCCATGTGGCAGTGAGGACGGGACACAATGAATGTGCTGAGCACCTCATCCACTGTGGAGCAGACGTCAACGCTAAAGACAGAGTAAGACATACAAACCCTAATTTGACAAATGCAAGCATGGGGCAAATCACAGAGAGGCTTCGCAAACCCACCAATTGTACTCCATACTATCATTTGTactcccgctatcatccagaaggcgaggtcagtacaggtgcatcaaagctgggaccgagagactgaaaaatagcttctatctcaaggctgttaaatagccattacttgtcggctaccacccagttactcttagaggctgctgccctatatataGTACAtggacatggaatcactggccactttaataatggaacactagccactttaataatgtttacatactgctttactcatgtatatactgtattctattctactgtattttagtcaatgccactccgacatttctcttcctaatatttatattaccgatcaaacgtttggggtcacttagaaatgtccttgtttttgaaagaaaagcttcttttttttgtccattaaaataacataaaattgatcagaaatacagtgtcgacatagttaatgttggaaatgactattgtagctggaaatggctgatttttaatggaatatctacataggcgtacagaggcccattatcagcaaccatcactcctgtgttcaaatggcacgttgtgttagctaatacaagtttataattttaaaaggctaattgatcattagaaaacccttttgcaattatgttagcacagctgaaaactgttgtcctgattaaagaagcaataaaacgggccttctttagactagttgagtatctggagcatcagcatttgtgggttcgattacaggctcaaaatggacagaaacaaatacatttcttctgaaactcgtcagtctattcttgttctgagaaatgaaggctattccatgcgagaaaattgccaagaaactaaagatctcgtacaatgctgtgtactactcccttcacagaacagcacaaactgggtctaaccagaatagaaagaggagtgggaggccccggtgcacaactgagcaagaggacattagagtgtctagttagagaaacagacgtctcacaagtcctcaactggcagcttcattaaatagtacccgcaaaacaccagtctcaacgtcaacggtgaagaggcgactccaggatgctggacttctaggcagagttccactgtccagtgtctgtgttcttatgcctatcttaatcttttctttttattggccagtctgagatatggctttttctttgcaactctgcatagaaggccagcatcccggagtcacctcttcactgttgacgttgagactggtgttttacgggtactatttaatttatatttaatgaggctgctaaatatgtgtatgtgaccaatacatttggatttgatttgcacTATTGTATACTATGGTTGTGTATTGCGTTTTTAATAGCTACTTTGTTTATGACCAGGATGGAGACACACCCATGCACGATGCTGTGAGGATAAACCGATTCAAAATGATCAGGCTGCTGCTGATGTATGGAGCCAGTCTTAAAACTAAGAACAGTGTAAGTACTCCATAATCATCCAACATGTCTGTCCTCATACAATTTTGGCTCATCTTTTCACATTCATTGAGTATATTCCAGTGACGTCGGTATGATTGTTACTGGCTATTGTGTGAGCATAGCACCATTTACAGTCCATTTGAATATTGATGTTTGATACAGTAAGGTGATCCATTTTACAAATGCTTAGTTCATTTGGATGTTTGTGTTTTTTCCCCTTGCAGGAAGGCAAGTCCCCTAGTGAGAATCTTCtggcctggcagagtggtgctAAAAACCTCCTGTGTAACATCAACAATGTTAAATAGAACAATGACTTCTCAAGGTCTTGGGGAGATCTATGGCTATTGAAATCCATCCATTTATTCAGATTGTCATTGATAGCTGATACTGATAGAATTGTTGAATGCCGATATTGCTGGCCAATGTTAGGGCTGTAGCTTCCATGCATTTTGATGTTGTGTTGAAGTTGGCTATTGAGATTCTGGGAATATTTATGTGA
This region of Oncorhynchus tshawytscha isolate Ot180627B linkage group LG25, Otsh_v2.0, whole genome shotgun sequence genomic DNA includes:
- the LOC112224022 gene encoding ankyrin repeat domain-containing protein 1, translating into MGLHSVEELVTGKRCEGKEAGQHLSGACSESVYEAAVNQEKQDGRRSHKDLIPEENENSTQEEITVVNLNTDKSGRLKLETVDDLFNILKLRKRRRERKVQNRKEPEPEIIPDTVDEDTFLKAAMENKLPVIEKYLSDGGDPNVGDHFLRTALHKASSKGHVEIVKRLLEAGASIEKKDRLDATSVHWACRGGSLTTLELLLNEGGKFNSRDKLRSTPLHVAVRTGHNECAEHLIHCGADVNAKDRDGDTPMHDAVRINRFKMIRLLLMYGASLKTKNSEGKSPSENLLAWQSGAKNLLCNINNVK